From Pseudomonas fluorescens, one genomic window encodes:
- the nhaB gene encoding sodium/proton antiporter NhaB, producing the protein MSGSMAQAFAHNFLGHSPRWYKASILAFLIINPLLLWTAGPVAAGWLLVAEFIYTLAMALKCYPLLPGGLLMIQALLLGMTTPQALYDELQHNFPVILLLMFMVAGIYFMKDLLLFLFSRLLLGVRSKALLALMFCFLSAFLSAFLDALTVTAVIISAAVGFYSVYHRVASGNDPRQDSEFSDDQHLPQLHHADLEQFRSFLRSLLMHGAVGTALGGVCTLVGEPQNLLIGHEMGWHFAEFFHKVAPVSLPVFAAGLVTCVLLEKLRWFGYGTLLPDNVRAVLADYAAQDNAERTARQRAALLVQGMAALILIVGLALHIAEVGLIGLMVIVLIASFTGITDEHRIGSAFKDAMPFTALLVTFFAVVAVIHDQQLFRPLIEWVLALPAEQQPGMLFIANGLLSAISDNVFVATIYITEVKQAFAAGHMSREHFETLAIAINTGTNLPSVATPNGQAAFLFLLTSAIAPLIRLSYGRMVWMALPYTCVMGVLGWYAVSYWL; encoded by the coding sequence ATGTCCGGTTCAATGGCCCAGGCGTTTGCACATAATTTCCTCGGGCATTCACCGCGCTGGTACAAGGCGAGCATTCTCGCTTTTCTGATAATCAATCCGCTGCTGTTGTGGACGGCAGGGCCAGTGGCCGCTGGCTGGCTGCTGGTGGCCGAGTTTATCTACACCCTGGCGATGGCCCTCAAATGCTACCCGCTGCTGCCCGGCGGACTGTTGATGATCCAGGCCCTGCTGCTCGGCATGACCACGCCCCAGGCGCTGTACGACGAGCTGCAACACAACTTTCCGGTGATCCTGCTGCTGATGTTCATGGTGGCAGGGATTTACTTCATGAAGGACCTGCTGCTGTTCCTGTTTTCCCGGCTACTGCTGGGGGTGCGTTCCAAGGCCTTACTGGCGCTGATGTTCTGCTTTCTCTCGGCGTTTCTTTCAGCATTTCTCGATGCGTTGACCGTAACGGCGGTGATCATCAGTGCGGCCGTGGGTTTCTACTCGGTTTATCACCGGGTGGCGTCGGGCAACGATCCGCGTCAGGACAGTGAGTTCAGCGATGACCAGCACCTGCCGCAATTGCACCACGCCGACCTCGAACAGTTCCGCTCGTTCCTGCGCAGCCTGTTGATGCACGGCGCCGTGGGCACAGCCCTGGGCGGTGTCTGCACCCTGGTGGGCGAGCCACAGAACCTGCTGATCGGTCATGAGATGGGCTGGCACTTTGCCGAGTTTTTCCACAAGGTCGCGCCCGTCTCTCTGCCGGTGTTTGCCGCAGGCCTGGTGACCTGCGTGCTGTTGGAAAAACTCCGCTGGTTCGGCTACGGCACCCTGTTGCCGGACAACGTGCGCGCCGTGCTGGCCGACTATGCGGCCCAGGACAATGCCGAACGCACCGCCCGGCAACGAGCGGCGCTGCTGGTGCAAGGCATGGCGGCGCTGATCCTGATTGTCGGTCTGGCCTTGCATATCGCCGAAGTCGGGCTGATCGGCCTGATGGTCATCGTGCTGATCGCCAGTTTCACCGGGATCACTGACGAGCACCGGATCGGCAGCGCATTCAAGGACGCCATGCCCTTTACCGCACTGTTGGTGACCTTCTTCGCCGTGGTCGCGGTGATTCACGACCAGCAACTGTTCCGGCCATTGATCGAGTGGGTGCTGGCCCTGCCGGCTGAGCAGCAGCCAGGCATGTTATTTATTGCCAACGGCCTGTTGTCGGCAATCAGCGATAACGTGTTCGTCGCGACGATCTACATCACCGAGGTCAAGCAGGCGTTTGCCGCCGGGCACATGAGCCGCGAGCATTTCGAGACCCTGGCGATCGCCATCAATACCGGCACCAACCTGCCCAGCGTTGCGACTCCGAATGGCCAGGCCGCATTCCTGTTCCTGCTGACCTCGGCCATTGCCCCGCTGATTCGCCTGTCGTACGGGCGCATGGTCTGGATGGCACTGCCCTACACCTGCGTCATGGGCGTGCTGGGCTGGTACGCGGTGAGTTACTGGCTGTAA